The Haloplanus sp. GDY1 genomic sequence GTAGTCGTCGGTCATACGGTCCGTTCCGGCCGGACGGGTTTCAGTCCGGCGACCGGCGGCGCAGTCCCGGTGACACCGACACAACCCGGTGACGTCGGCGACGGGGAACGCCTATATCCGCGCCGACCATACGTCCGGCGAGCCAATGCGGAGCGAACTACCAGACCGACCGGACGCGATCGACACGGGGGCGACCTGACGATGGAGCCACACGGGAGCCAGCCGCTCCTGACGGCCGGAACGCCCCTGGCGGAGGCGACGGCCGCCGCCGTCCTCGTCCACGGCCGGGGGGCGTCGGCACGGAGCATCCTCGGGATGGGCGAGGCGTTCGGCGTCGAGGGCGTCGCCTACCTCGCCCCGCAGGCCGCCGGCAACACCTGGTATCCGAACCCGTTCACCGCGCCCGTGGCGTCGAACGAGCCCGGACGCTCGTCGGGGCTGGCGGCCGTCGCGTCCGCCGTCGAGGAGGCCGCCGACGCGGGAGTCCCGACCGAGCGGGTCCTCCTGCTGGGATTCTCGCAGGGGGCCTGCCTCGCCAGCGAGTTCGTCGCCCGCAACCCCCGGCGGTACGGCGGGCTAGCGGCACTCAGCGGCGGCCTCATCGGCGAGCGGATCGACCCCGCGGACTACGCGGGCGACCTCGACGGGACGCCGGTCTTTCTCGGCTGTAGCGACGTCGACCCCCACATCCCCGCGGAGCGCGTCCACGAGACGGCCGCCGTCTTCGAGCGCTTGGACGGCGACGTGACGACGCGGCTCTACGAGGGGATGGGCCACACCGTCAA encodes the following:
- a CDS encoding alpha/beta hydrolase; amino-acid sequence: MEPHGSQPLLTAGTPLAEATAAAVLVHGRGASARSILGMGEAFGVEGVAYLAPQAAGNTWYPNPFTAPVASNEPGRSSGLAAVASAVEEAADAGVPTERVLLLGFSQGACLASEFVARNPRRYGGLAALSGGLIGERIDPADYAGDLDGTPVFLGCSDVDPHIPAERVHETAAVFERLDGDVTTRLYEGMGHTVNADERDRVTSMLSALVAE